A part of Elusimicrobiota bacterium genomic DNA contains:
- a CDS encoding DUF5110 domain-containing protein: protein MQRTLAAVLLGCALGRPATAQDPAPGVFIMGQARFTVLAPECIRIEYSTRSLFIDDPSLFAGQRQTRYLGYSVEQSTGRLVLDTGRIRLTYAPDGWPLSVANLKAEIRVGTQTVTWTPECNDESRLDAARSRDWAQGRSLRAPELSPRAGWSLADDSEGRIILKDRRAAARPAGHGTDWFLFGYGLDAKAGLRAVAAVCGAPPLARRQALDRDAAGAGLPPRLRSQLQPYTDSAAWQTHAYSLPIWRPLHLEFPRQEEAYRHPEERLYGDSLLAAAGPVAQDVWLPEGDWYELPTGRRALRLYAKGGVPLTLRPASGPQRAVVLRCYPGRSGETGRATLYEDGGSGGDGALTEVSYLRQGARVRIKAEPTQGGFKGQRPERAYSIELPGAQAIQAALDGKAVPAAYSAQEKLSRVSIPARGIRQGFTLYVWLR, encoded by the coding sequence CGAGTGCATCCGCATCGAGTACAGCACGCGGAGTCTCTTCATCGACGACCCGTCCCTCTTCGCAGGGCAGCGGCAGACCCGCTATCTCGGCTACAGCGTCGAGCAGTCTACGGGCCGGCTGGTCCTGGACACGGGCCGCATCCGGCTGACCTACGCCCCGGACGGGTGGCCCTTGAGCGTGGCCAACCTCAAGGCCGAGATCCGGGTGGGCACGCAGACCGTGACCTGGACGCCGGAGTGCAACGACGAGAGCCGCCTGGACGCCGCGCGCAGCCGCGACTGGGCCCAGGGACGTTCGCTGCGGGCTCCTGAGCTCTCCCCGCGCGCGGGCTGGAGCCTGGCGGACGACTCCGAGGGCAGGATCATCCTCAAGGACCGGAGGGCGGCGGCCCGCCCGGCCGGCCACGGCACGGACTGGTTCCTCTTCGGCTACGGCCTCGACGCCAAGGCCGGCCTCAGGGCTGTGGCCGCGGTGTGCGGGGCCCCGCCTTTGGCGCGCCGGCAGGCTCTGGACCGCGACGCTGCGGGCGCGGGCTTGCCCCCGCGGCTGCGTTCGCAACTGCAGCCGTACACCGATTCCGCCGCCTGGCAGACCCACGCCTACTCCCTGCCCATCTGGCGGCCCCTGCACCTCGAGTTCCCCCGGCAGGAGGAGGCTTACCGCCACCCCGAAGAGCGCCTCTACGGCGACTCGCTGCTGGCGGCCGCCGGCCCCGTCGCGCAGGACGTGTGGCTGCCTGAGGGAGACTGGTACGAGTTGCCCACCGGCCGGCGCGCCTTGCGCCTCTACGCCAAGGGCGGGGTCCCGCTGACCCTGCGGCCCGCCTCCGGCCCGCAGCGGGCCGTGGTGCTGCGCTGCTATCCCGGCCGCAGCGGCGAGACCGGGCGGGCCACTCTCTACGAGGACGGCGGCTCAGGCGGCGACGGAGCCTTGACCGAGGTCTCCTATCTCAGGCAGGGCGCGCGGGTGCGCATCAAGGCGGAGCCGACCCAAGGCGGCTTCAAGGGCCAGCGGCCCGAACGAGCCTACTCCATCGAGCTGCCCGGGGCGCAGGCGATCCAGGCCGCCCTGGACGGGAAGGCCGTGCCTGCGGCCTATTCGGCCCAGGAGAAGCTCAGCCGCGTCTCCATCCCGGCGCGCGGCATCCGCCAGGGCTTCACATTGTACGTCTGGCTGCGGTAG